One Solibacillus sp. R5-41 DNA segment encodes these proteins:
- the fabD gene encoding ACP S-malonyltransferase gives MTKIAFIFPGQGSQTVGMGAGFVASNEKSKGFYERADEVLGFALTDYMLNGPQEKLTLTYHAQPALLTTGVMIAQQLQDAGITPDFTAGHSLGEYSAFVVSNVLTFEDAVTTVHRRGVFMDEAVPAGQGAMAAILALDGETLAAVCQEVSDAGEVVQVANFNCPGQIVISGTKQGVDMACVKAKEAGAKRALPLVVSGPFHSSLMQLAADKLAAVVEELSLNEPQIPVVSNVTSQILTDVEQIKREMVDQVTNSVQWEKNIEKLIADGVTVFIECGPGKVLSGLVKKIDRSVQTYCVYDEESLAQVVEASKEWTQWV, from the coding sequence ATGACAAAAATTGCTTTTATTTTTCCGGGGCAAGGTTCGCAAACAGTAGGGATGGGAGCGGGCTTTGTTGCTAGTAACGAAAAAAGTAAGGGATTTTATGAGCGTGCGGATGAAGTGTTAGGTTTTGCGTTAACGGATTATATGTTAAATGGTCCGCAAGAAAAACTGACATTAACGTATCATGCTCAGCCTGCTTTATTAACAACAGGTGTAATGATTGCACAACAATTACAAGATGCAGGGATTACACCGGATTTTACAGCGGGGCATTCACTAGGGGAGTATAGTGCGTTTGTTGTCTCGAACGTATTAACGTTTGAAGACGCGGTAACGACAGTTCATAGACGGGGTGTATTTATGGACGAGGCGGTACCTGCCGGACAAGGAGCGATGGCTGCGATTTTAGCGTTAGACGGTGAAACGTTAGCGGCTGTTTGTCAAGAAGTGTCTGATGCAGGAGAAGTAGTGCAAGTAGCTAACTTCAACTGTCCTGGTCAAATTGTGATTTCAGGGACGAAACAAGGTGTCGATATGGCATGTGTAAAAGCGAAAGAAGCGGGTGCAAAACGAGCGCTACCGTTAGTTGTGAGCGGTCCATTCCATTCGTCATTAATGCAACTGGCGGCGGATAAATTGGCGGCGGTTGTAGAGGAACTTTCATTAAATGAACCTCAAATACCGGTTGTCAGTAATGTGACATCACAAATTTTAACAGATGTAGAACAGATCAAGCGTGAAATGGTTGACCAAGTAACGAATTCTGTTCAATGGGAAAAAAATATTGAAAAGCTTATCGCAGATGGTGTTACGGTATTCATCGAATGTGGTCCAGGTAAAGTATTATCTGGTTTAGTGAAAAAAATTGATCGAAGTGTGCAAACATATTGTGTCTATGACGAGGAGAGCTTAGCGCAAGTTGTTGAAGCATCAAAGGAGTGGACACAATGGGTTTAA
- the fabG gene encoding 3-oxoacyl-[acyl-carrier-protein] reductase: MGLTGKCAVVTGASRGIGRAIALELASQGAQVVVNYSGSAQQAQNVVEEIQALGGQAIAVQANVADTDSVQQLMKTAMDTFGSIDILVNNAGITRDNLLMRMKDDEWDDVINTNLKGVFLCTKAVTRQMMKQRAGRIINISSIVGVAGNPGQANYVAAKAGVIGLTKTTAQELASRNILVNAVAPGFITTEMTDGLPADLKDAMLKQIPLAKLGQPEDIAKAVAFFASNNANYITGQTLHIDGGMVMV, from the coding sequence ATGGGTTTAACTGGGAAATGTGCAGTTGTAACAGGTGCCTCACGCGGTATTGGACGTGCAATAGCACTCGAACTAGCAAGTCAAGGGGCTCAAGTTGTAGTAAACTATAGTGGGAGTGCACAGCAAGCTCAAAACGTTGTTGAAGAAATTCAAGCACTTGGTGGGCAAGCCATTGCCGTACAGGCAAATGTTGCGGATACGGATTCTGTCCAACAATTAATGAAAACAGCAATGGACACTTTCGGCTCAATTGATATATTAGTCAATAACGCGGGCATTACACGCGACAACTTATTAATGCGTATGAAAGATGACGAGTGGGATGATGTCATCAATACGAATTTAAAAGGTGTATTTTTATGTACGAAAGCAGTAACACGTCAAATGATGAAACAACGTGCAGGCCGCATTATTAATATTTCTTCAATTGTAGGTGTTGCAGGAAATCCTGGTCAGGCAAACTATGTCGCGGCAAAAGCAGGCGTTATTGGATTAACAAAAACAACGGCACAGGAACTAGCGAGTCGCAATATTTTAGTCAATGCAGTTGCGCCAGGCTTTATTACAACAGAAATGACGGATGGGCTACCAGCGGATTTAAAGGATGCTATGCTCAAGCAAATTCCGTTAGCAAAATTAGGGCAGCCAGAAGATATCGCAAAAGCAGTGGCGTTTTTTGCCTCAAATAATGCGAACTATATTACCGGACAAACGTTACATATTGATGGCGGTATGGTCATGGTATAA
- the acpP gene encoding acyl carrier protein produces the protein MSTVVERVSKVIVDRLGVDESEVKAEASFRDDLGADSLDVVELVMELEDEFDMEISDEDAEKIATVGDAISYIEKKIS, from the coding sequence TTGTCTACAGTAGTTGAACGTGTTTCAAAAGTAATCGTTGACCGCCTAGGCGTTGATGAGAGCGAAGTAAAAGCTGAAGCATCATTCCGTGATGACTTAGGTGCAGATTCATTAGATGTTGTTGAGCTAGTAATGGAACTTGAAGATGAGTTCGATATGGAAATTTCTGATGAGGATGCAGAGAAAATTGCTACAGTTGGAGATGCAATTTCTTACATTGAGAAAAAAATTAGCTAA
- the rnc gene encoding ribonuclease III, translating to MMQRRKGNSLKAGVLPEKVRNQFQVIQEELNIHFQNTSLLHQAFTHSSYVNEHRRKLFTDNERLEFLGDAVLELSVSKYLFEKFPHMSEGELTKLRASIVCEPSLVIFANELNFGHFVLLGKGEELTGGRERPALLADVFESFVGALYLDQGLTAVVEFLERIVYPKVEIGAFSHVMDFKSQLQEIIQQTNNGLLHYEIVDEKGPAHNRTFVSRVLLNDQELGIGRGKSKKEAEQQAAQSAMQMLKQSKQEGE from the coding sequence ATGATGCAAAGAAGAAAAGGGAATAGTCTAAAAGCAGGTGTACTCCCTGAAAAAGTAAGAAATCAATTTCAAGTTATACAAGAGGAACTGAATATCCATTTCCAAAACACATCTTTATTACACCAAGCCTTTACACATTCATCTTATGTGAATGAGCATCGCCGAAAGTTATTTACTGACAACGAACGCTTAGAGTTTTTAGGGGACGCCGTTTTAGAGTTATCTGTGTCGAAATATTTATTTGAAAAATTCCCGCATATGAGTGAAGGAGAATTGACAAAACTACGTGCTTCAATTGTTTGCGAGCCGTCGTTAGTCATTTTTGCCAATGAATTAAACTTCGGGCATTTTGTCCTTTTAGGTAAAGGGGAAGAGTTAACGGGAGGTCGTGAACGTCCAGCATTATTAGCGGATGTTTTTGAATCCTTCGTAGGTGCCCTTTATTTAGACCAAGGTTTAACGGCAGTTGTCGAGTTTTTAGAGCGAATCGTATATCCTAAAGTAGAAATCGGTGCTTTTTCGCATGTGATGGATTTTAAAAGTCAATTACAAGAAATTATCCAACAAACGAATAATGGCTTATTGCATTATGAAATTGTGGATGAAAAAGGTCCGGCACATAATCGAACATTCGTATCTCGCGTGTTATTAAATGACCAAGAGCTGGGCATTGGAAGAGGGAAATCAAAGAAAGAGGCTGAACAGCAGGCCGCGCAAAGTGCCATGCAAATGTTAAAGCAGTCAAAGCAAGAGGGGGAATAA
- the smc gene encoding chromosome segregation protein SMC: MFLKRLEVVGFKSFAERVGIDFVPGVTAVVGPNGSGKSNVTDAIRWVLGEQSAKSLRGAKMEDVIFAGSESRKPLNFAEVTLVLDNADERIAIPYTEISVTRRVYRSGDSEYLLNNQQCRLKDITDLFMDSGLGKEAFSIISQGRVDEILNSRPDDRRSIFEEAAGVLKYKLRKKKAEHKLVETDENLNRVLDILHEIEVRLEPLKIQASSAKDYVRMTTELKDFDISLMVHDLLAHEKTLKVFVEEHQTLSTTEKKHATNIVALEEVINKIRTELKTIDDILDASQEQLVEASSEVERWEGRKALVNEKRSNAEKQIQQLRGNWTEAKHAVTDLELNEQEKRQQFTEKKEAVQQIRSALKQLEQALTRSATEIEEEIEEAKNTYINLLNEEATVKNELKNIEQQLTQEQESVERMSGRSTVMQKDLDQALILRDVTLKTLAQVEGTIKEQLGRYDIAQIQFKTVTADLDDKQALLYKAYQHHQQLKARKETLAELEADFSGFFHGVKEVLLARDRAQLQGIEGAVAELIQVNASYSQAIETALGAASQHIVTETEQHAQKAIGWLKQKRAGRATFLPKTVMRSRKLMPQQLMGVQDHPAFISLAYELVNFEEENRAIVENLLGNVLVAKNLEGASQIARLCGFKYRIVTLEGDIVNAGGSLTGGAVKQQSSLFSRKAELDKLTETLAEMNSTISIAEQTVATKKAEIVQLRHDLDEMKLQGDSMREQEQIHRAKLLELEMTVKNLQSTVSITQSEQSTLSSRKEVLYEQKERAQKRLAELKVELQTVQQNVDELTLAKTQSETQKDVLREQLAQQRSALAVAQEQLTQVQVSIASIELNLTKAQALVEKISQEIAWIESDDGLSGPSPEELEQTIVEWTNKKNVLNETIQQKRESRTALHEQVTETETQLQEVQRVHKSFVDALRSLELKRSRVEFEITNLQQQLLEQYDLDSISAQDEAIEIVEEEQVRRKVKLLKQSIEELGPVNLSAMDEFERVQERYVFLSEQREDLVAAQETLHQAISEMDHEMTDRFNETFKLIRKQFAISFRELFGGGTADLVLLEPDNLLETGIEIIAQPPGKNLQSLSLLSGGERALTAIALLFAILNTRPVPFCILDEVEAALDESNVARYSSYLRKFSEHTQFIVITHRKGTMEGADVLYGITMQESGVSKLVSVKLEEEADIVSQGSVKK; encoded by the coding sequence ATGTTCCTTAAACGACTTGAAGTAGTAGGCTTCAAATCATTCGCAGAAAGAGTTGGAATTGACTTCGTACCAGGGGTTACGGCGGTAGTTGGGCCGAATGGTAGTGGGAAAAGTAATGTCACGGATGCCATTCGCTGGGTATTAGGCGAGCAGTCAGCCAAATCGTTACGTGGCGCAAAGATGGAAGATGTCATTTTTGCAGGTAGTGAATCGCGTAAACCGTTAAATTTTGCTGAAGTGACATTAGTATTAGACAATGCAGATGAACGAATTGCCATTCCATATACAGAAATTAGTGTGACAAGACGCGTGTATCGTTCGGGTGATAGTGAATACTTGTTGAATAATCAGCAATGTCGCTTAAAGGATATTACGGATCTGTTTATGGATTCCGGACTGGGGAAAGAAGCGTTTTCAATTATTTCTCAAGGACGTGTCGATGAAATTTTAAACAGCCGTCCAGACGACCGACGAAGTATTTTCGAAGAGGCTGCCGGTGTTTTGAAATATAAATTACGCAAGAAAAAAGCAGAGCATAAGCTTGTTGAAACAGATGAAAACTTAAATCGCGTACTCGATATTTTACACGAAATCGAGGTTCGTCTTGAGCCTTTGAAAATCCAAGCATCCAGTGCGAAAGATTATGTTCGAATGACAACGGAACTAAAAGACTTTGATATTTCGCTCATGGTCCACGATTTATTAGCGCATGAAAAAACATTAAAAGTATTCGTTGAAGAACATCAAACGTTGTCTACTACGGAAAAAAAGCATGCGACAAATATTGTGGCATTAGAAGAAGTTATAAACAAAATCCGTACAGAATTAAAAACAATTGATGATATTCTTGATGCTTCACAAGAACAGCTTGTCGAGGCAAGCTCGGAAGTAGAGCGTTGGGAAGGGCGAAAAGCGTTAGTTAATGAAAAACGCTCTAATGCTGAAAAACAAATTCAACAATTGCGTGGGAATTGGACGGAAGCGAAGCATGCTGTAACAGACTTGGAGCTAAATGAGCAAGAAAAGCGCCAGCAGTTTACTGAAAAAAAGGAAGCTGTGCAACAAATTCGTTCTGCCTTAAAGCAACTTGAACAAGCGTTAACACGTAGCGCTACAGAAATCGAAGAAGAGATTGAAGAAGCAAAAAATACGTATATTAACTTATTAAATGAAGAAGCAACGGTAAAAAATGAACTGAAAAATATTGAACAACAGCTTACGCAAGAGCAAGAATCTGTTGAACGTATGTCAGGTCGTTCTACAGTAATGCAAAAGGACTTAGATCAGGCATTAATTTTAAGAGACGTAACATTGAAAACGTTAGCGCAAGTAGAGGGAACGATAAAAGAGCAGCTAGGTCGTTATGACATCGCACAAATTCAATTTAAAACTGTAACTGCGGATTTAGATGATAAGCAGGCACTTCTTTATAAAGCCTATCAGCATCATCAACAGCTAAAAGCACGAAAAGAAACATTAGCAGAGCTAGAAGCTGATTTCTCAGGTTTCTTCCACGGTGTTAAGGAAGTGTTATTAGCACGTGATCGCGCACAGTTACAAGGGATTGAAGGCGCGGTAGCTGAACTGATTCAAGTGAATGCATCGTACTCACAAGCGATTGAAACAGCATTAGGCGCGGCTTCTCAGCATATAGTTACAGAAACAGAACAACATGCGCAAAAAGCGATTGGTTGGTTAAAGCAAAAACGTGCGGGTCGTGCAACATTTTTACCAAAAACGGTTATGCGTTCTCGAAAATTAATGCCACAACAGCTAATGGGTGTACAAGATCACCCCGCATTTATTTCGCTTGCCTATGAATTAGTTAATTTTGAAGAAGAAAACCGTGCGATTGTTGAAAATTTACTTGGAAATGTCCTTGTTGCGAAAAATTTAGAAGGAGCGAGTCAAATTGCCCGTCTATGCGGTTTTAAATACCGTATTGTGACACTTGAAGGAGATATTGTAAATGCGGGAGGATCTTTAACTGGTGGTGCGGTAAAACAACAAAGTTCATTATTTTCACGAAAAGCTGAGCTGGATAAGTTAACCGAAACATTAGCTGAGATGAATTCGACAATTTCAATTGCAGAGCAAACGGTCGCTACGAAAAAAGCTGAGATTGTACAATTACGTCATGATTTAGATGAGATGAAGCTGCAAGGTGACTCGATGCGTGAACAGGAGCAAATTCATCGCGCGAAATTATTAGAGCTAGAAATGACGGTTAAAAATTTACAATCAACGGTTTCCATTACGCAATCGGAGCAATCGACGCTATCATCGCGTAAAGAAGTATTATACGAGCAAAAAGAACGTGCGCAAAAACGCCTTGCTGAGTTAAAGGTAGAATTACAAACTGTGCAACAAAACGTAGATGAATTAACACTTGCTAAAACGCAAAGTGAAACACAAAAAGACGTTTTAAGAGAACAGCTTGCACAGCAACGTTCAGCGCTTGCAGTTGCACAAGAACAGTTAACACAAGTTCAAGTTTCAATCGCTAGTATTGAACTGAATTTAACGAAGGCCCAAGCATTGGTCGAGAAGATTTCCCAGGAAATTGCGTGGATTGAATCGGACGATGGATTAAGTGGTCCTTCACCAGAAGAATTGGAACAAACAATTGTCGAGTGGACGAATAAAAAGAACGTGCTCAATGAAACGATTCAACAAAAGCGAGAATCTCGAACAGCGCTTCATGAGCAAGTAACAGAAACAGAGACACAATTGCAAGAAGTGCAACGTGTACATAAAAGCTTTGTGGATGCGTTACGGTCGTTAGAACTAAAACGAAGTCGTGTTGAATTTGAAATAACAAATTTGCAACAACAATTATTAGAACAATATGATTTAGATAGTATTTCTGCGCAAGATGAAGCGATTGAAATCGTAGAAGAAGAACAAGTTCGCCGGAAGGTAAAGCTATTAAAGCAATCGATTGAAGAGCTTGGTCCCGTTAATTTATCCGCGATGGATGAATTCGAACGGGTACAAGAGCGCTATGTTTTCTTAAGCGAGCAACGTGAAGATTTAGTCGCTGCGCAAGAAACCTTGCATCAAGCGATTAGTGAAATGGACCATGAAATGACGGATCGATTTAATGAAACATTCAAATTGATTCGGAAGCAATTTGCAATTTCATTCCGCGAATTATTTGGTGGTGGTACGGCGGATTTAGTATTGCTTGAGCCGGACAACTTACTAGAAACGGGTATTGAAATTATTGCTCAACCACCGGGGAAAAACTTGCAAAGCTTGAGCCTATTATCGGGTGGAGAGCGTGCATTAACTGCGATTGCACTATTATTTGCCATTTTAAATACGCGTCCCGTTCCGTTCTGTATTTTAGACGAGGTAGAGGCCGCTTTAGATGAATCAAACGTAGCGCGCTACAGTAGTTATTTACGGAAATTTAGTGAACACACACAATTTATCGTTATTACGCACCGTAAAGGAACGATGGAAGGTGCCGATGTACTTTATGGGATTACAATGCAAGAATCGGGTGTCTCGAAGCTTGTATCGGTAAAACTGGAAGAAGAAGCGGATATAGTAAGTCAAGGGAGTGTTAAAAAATGA
- the ftsY gene encoding signal recognition particle-docking protein FtsY, with product MSFFKRLKEKLIGGGEEKESLDQLDQTQPDTDNSQLQLTEKEEMDTPVEEHKLEEEAVIQAELPEKREEISKPEVMEVEQHEIVVNEEVVEEEEQPSAWSITQKFKAGLEKTRHSFTSKVNDLVARYRKVDEDFFEELEDVLLQADVGFETVMELMDKLRFEVQRKNIKDTKGIQALISEKLVEIYESGGENLTEIAMQPKGELTVILFVGVNGVGKTTTIGKLAHRLKSEGNTVVLAAGDTFRAGAIDQLQVWGERVGCEVIAQSEGSDPAAVMYDAIHAAKSRNADVLICDTAGRLQNKVNLMNELEKVHRVISREIPNAPHEVLLALDATTGQNALVQAQTFKEVTNVTGIVLTKLDGTAKGGIVLAIRNKLHIPVKFVGLGEKMDDLQPFDAERYVYGLFAEGLEKELNEVEND from the coding sequence ATGAGTTTTTTTAAACGACTGAAAGAGAAATTAATAGGTGGTGGCGAAGAAAAAGAGTCATTAGACCAATTAGACCAAACTCAACCGGATACCGATAATTCACAGTTGCAATTAACGGAAAAGGAAGAAATGGATACGCCTGTTGAAGAACATAAGCTGGAAGAGGAAGCCGTTATACAAGCTGAGCTTCCAGAAAAACGTGAAGAAATTTCGAAACCAGAAGTTATGGAAGTAGAGCAACATGAAATCGTAGTCAATGAAGAGGTCGTTGAAGAAGAGGAACAACCTTCTGCTTGGTCGATTACACAAAAGTTTAAAGCGGGACTTGAAAAAACGCGTCATTCATTTACATCTAAAGTAAACGATTTAGTCGCTCGTTACCGTAAAGTGGATGAAGATTTCTTTGAAGAACTAGAAGATGTTTTATTACAAGCGGACGTAGGCTTTGAAACGGTAATGGAATTAATGGATAAATTACGTTTTGAAGTACAACGAAAAAACATAAAAGATACAAAGGGTATTCAAGCGTTAATTTCTGAAAAATTAGTAGAAATTTATGAATCAGGTGGCGAAAATCTAACTGAAATAGCAATGCAACCTAAAGGTGAATTGACGGTTATTTTATTTGTAGGGGTAAATGGTGTTGGTAAAACGACAACAATTGGAAAACTAGCACATCGTTTGAAATCGGAAGGTAATACAGTTGTGCTTGCTGCAGGTGATACGTTCCGTGCTGGAGCGATTGACCAATTACAAGTTTGGGGAGAGCGTGTTGGTTGTGAAGTAATCGCGCAATCAGAAGGATCCGATCCGGCGGCTGTCATGTATGATGCAATTCATGCGGCGAAATCACGCAATGCCGATGTTTTAATTTGTGATACAGCTGGTCGTTTACAAAATAAAGTGAACTTAATGAATGAGCTTGAAAAAGTGCATCGTGTCATTTCACGTGAAATTCCGAATGCACCACATGAAGTTTTATTAGCATTAGATGCAACAACTGGTCAAAATGCATTGGTACAAGCTCAAACATTTAAAGAAGTAACAAATGTAACGGGAATTGTATTAACGAAGCTTGATGGTACAGCAAAAGGTGGTATTGTGTTAGCAATTCGCAATAAGCTACACATTCCAGTGAAGTTTGTCGGTCTTGGTGAAAAAATGGATGACTTACAACCATTCGATGCAGAGCGCTATGTTTATGGCTTATTTGCAGAAGGTCTAGAAAAAGAACTAAATGAAGTAGAAAACGACTAA
- a CDS encoding putative DNA-binding protein — protein sequence MLLEKTTRMNFLFDFYQALLTEKQRSYMELYYLDDHSLGEIAESYSISRQAVYDNIRRTEAMLEEYEDKLRLFEKFQQRQQVLKQMTDAIKDGSSTVDEQLALVEQLKESD from the coding sequence ATGCTGCTTGAAAAAACAACACGCATGAACTTTCTCTTCGACTTTTATCAAGCATTATTGACAGAAAAACAGCGAAGCTACATGGAACTATATTATTTAGATGATCACTCATTAGGTGAAATTGCTGAAAGTTATAGCATTTCTCGACAAGCTGTTTACGATAATATTCGCCGTACTGAGGCGATGCTTGAAGAATATGAAGATAAATTAAGGCTATTTGAAAAATTCCAACAACGTCAGCAAGTGTTAAAACAGATGACGGATGCGATAAAGGATGGTTCATCTACGGTAGATGAACAACTCGCATTAGTTGAACAATTGAAGGAATCGGATTAG
- the ffh gene encoding signal recognition particle protein, with the protein MAFEGLAERLQGTIQKIKGKGKVTEQDVKEMMREVRFALIEADVNLKVVKEFVKKVSERAVGVDVMKSLTPGQQVIKIVQDELTILMGGEQSPIKFSNRPPTVIMMVGLQGAGKTTTTGKLASVLRKKYNKKPLLVAADVYRPAAVQQLQTLGKQLSLPVFSLGTDISPVEIARQAIEHAKEEHHDVVLIDTAGRLHIDEELMQELKDIRALKEPDEVFLVVDAMTGQDAVNVAQNFDDAVGITGVVLTKLDGDTRGGAALSIRSVTEKPIKFVGMGEKMDALEPFHPERMASRILGMGDVLSLIEKAQANVDMEKAKELEEKFMTQSFTFDDFIEQLQAVKKMGPLDEILKMLPGAGKMKGLDNVKVDEKQMGRIEAIIYSMTPAEKTTPEIMNANRKKRIAQGSGTSIQEVNRLLKQFEEMKKMMKQMTGMASGKGKKKMKMPGFDSLFK; encoded by the coding sequence GTGGCTTTTGAAGGTTTAGCAGAACGACTCCAAGGTACGATCCAAAAGATTAAAGGTAAAGGGAAAGTTACGGAACAAGACGTTAAAGAAATGATGCGTGAAGTCCGATTTGCCTTAATCGAAGCGGACGTAAACTTAAAAGTAGTCAAAGAATTCGTAAAAAAAGTTAGTGAGCGCGCTGTCGGTGTAGATGTCATGAAGTCATTAACACCAGGGCAACAGGTCATTAAAATTGTACAAGATGAATTGACTATTTTAATGGGTGGCGAACAAAGCCCGATTAAATTTAGCAACCGTCCACCGACTGTCATTATGATGGTAGGTTTACAAGGTGCTGGTAAAACAACGACTACCGGAAAGTTAGCGAGTGTTTTACGTAAAAAATATAATAAAAAACCACTTTTAGTCGCTGCCGACGTCTATCGTCCAGCTGCGGTTCAGCAATTACAAACATTAGGAAAGCAATTATCATTACCAGTATTCTCGCTCGGAACTGATATTTCACCTGTGGAAATTGCGCGACAAGCGATCGAACATGCTAAAGAAGAGCATCATGATGTTGTGTTGATTGATACAGCCGGTCGTCTACATATTGACGAGGAACTGATGCAAGAATTAAAGGACATTCGTGCATTAAAAGAGCCAGATGAAGTGTTCTTAGTTGTTGATGCGATGACGGGTCAAGATGCTGTAAATGTTGCACAAAACTTTGATGATGCAGTTGGTATTACAGGTGTAGTTTTAACCAAGTTAGATGGTGACACACGTGGTGGTGCCGCGCTTTCGATTCGCTCTGTTACAGAAAAACCGATTAAATTTGTTGGTATGGGCGAAAAAATGGATGCACTTGAGCCATTCCACCCTGAACGTATGGCATCTCGTATTTTAGGGATGGGTGACGTTTTATCATTAATTGAAAAAGCACAGGCAAATGTAGACATGGAGAAAGCGAAAGAGCTTGAAGAAAAGTTCATGACGCAATCGTTTACATTTGATGATTTCATTGAGCAGCTACAAGCCGTGAAAAAAATGGGTCCATTAGATGAAATTTTAAAAATGTTACCAGGTGCAGGGAAAATGAAGGGCTTAGACAATGTCAAAGTCGATGAAAAGCAAATGGGTCGCATTGAAGCGATTATTTATTCAATGACACCTGCTGAAAAAACGACACCTGAAATTATGAATGCGAACCGGAAAAAACGGATTGCTCAAGGTTCAGGTACGTCGATTCAAGAAGTAAATCGCTTATTAAAGCAATTTGAAGAAATGAAAAAAATGATGAAACAAATGACTGGAATGGCGTCTGGAAAAGGGAAGAAAAAGATGAAAATGCCAGGCTTTGATTCATTATTTAAATAA
- the rpsP gene encoding 30S ribosomal protein S16, whose protein sequence is MAVKIRLKRMGANKSPFYRIVVADARSPRDGRQIETVGTYNPLTQPATVKIDEEKALKWLADGAKPSDTVRNLFSEQGIMEKFHNAKYSK, encoded by the coding sequence ATGGCAGTTAAAATTCGCTTAAAACGTATGGGAGCTAATAAATCTCCTTTCTATCGTATCGTAGTAGCAGACGCTCGTTCACCACGTGATGGTCGTCAAATCGAAACAGTAGGTACTTACAACCCACTTACTCAACCAGCTACAGTAAAAATCGATGAAGAGAAAGCTCTTAAATGGTTAGCTGACGGTGCTAAACCATCTGATACTGTACGTAACCTGTTCTCAGAACAAGGTATTATGGAAAAATTCCATAACGCTAAATATAGCAAATAA